AGAAAGGGGTAAGTAAAATTCAGCTTACTCTTTTCATTTTCACTTCCACTACTGCTAAAATTACCATGATTTATATAGACATAAAAATTCCAAGGGGTTGGCCTAAATAAACAACCCACTTTGCATTATTTCATAAGGTAACTTCTTAAAAGGAAGTAAATCGTATTTTCTTTGTTCACCAGCAAAAGTATTTTGACTCAGGAGATTACAATATGGCCAAGGCAAAGATGAAGAACAAACAGTTGCCTGCTGCGGCCGGTCCAGACAAGAATATCGTCACCGGTGATCACATTCCTACCCCACAGGACCTTCCCCAGAGAAAGTCCTCACTGGTTACAAGTAAACTAGCAGGCTAACGTAACTCACAGGTTTTGAAGAAACCCTCTTACCAAACTTCCAAAACCTTCCCAGACCCTCCAGACCAGCTTCACCAGGACTGGTTACCGTTATTTTTGAGTTCTTTTTTTCATTTGCGTGTAT
This sequence is a window from Danio rerio strain Tuebingen ecotype United States chromosome 16, GRCz12tu, whole genome shotgun sequence. Protein-coding genes within it:
- the ensab gene encoding endosulfine alpha b, whose product is MSSDNQDTETHPEQVDETQESQDTNSNPVRTEEAKLKAKYPNLGQKPGGSDFLMKRLQKGQKYFDSGDYNMAKAKMKNKQLPAAAGPDKNIVTGDHIPTPQDLPQRKSSLVTSKLAG